A single genomic interval of Desulfovibrio sp. JC022 harbors:
- a CDS encoding methyl-accepting chemotaxis protein codes for MNFKSINTGLSILITAIVSISVIAFVVVVSSMTNSAVLSIQEQNMGVLNNKIVNEVGQFLELSKSDLADYASSADLQNAFTDEAARARIIKHLRQKMGNNSKLATLAAFGLDGNIVFGLKSNGQSAAGADLRSRKYVQKILNGSNFAVSEVLKSVLDDRFIVVMAVPVRNEQGQLLGGFFYSVDWQKYSMEMIGDISIGEDGYAYMLDNKGRIIAHKVNQDLILKDISSHQFVKDSLAAPKGKTEYEWEGRAKIQSFQVVPSTGWVVCMSAYVSDLTRAAIEERNILIVMGTLMVLLLVGVIVFTIRKQVTGPMATIRDFTSEIAHGNFKAELNGKYVCELKDLSENIDFMVAELKNKLGFSEGVLKGLVLPCSIVGPNDDILWANSQICELIETSTGPEQAIGMDPGEFFYNERGRKTLSQQAIEEEHQIQQEVEYTTVKGNLKSIMISTTPFYDMDKNMLGSVTIWIDMTEIREQQRKIEENNIMISEAAASATEVSNQVSGFSEALSAQVEQSSRGAEEQSVMASEAATAMDEMNSTVFEVARNASTAAELADASQQKAGEGEQKVEQAVETITQIRVQSDQMQKDMADLGKQADGIGNIMGVISDIADQTNLLALNAAIEAARAGDAGRGFAVVADEVRKLAESTMNATSEVGEYISRIQDSAKTNITNTEKSTKAIGEVTELVNQSGDILKEIVEKVSETADQVRSIATASEEQSAASEEISRSTGQINTIASETAQAMNESAEAVSRMSELAKELDGIIARMQG; via the coding sequence ATGAATTTCAAAAGCATTAATACCGGTCTTTCAATTTTGATAACCGCGATAGTCTCTATCTCGGTTATTGCTTTTGTCGTTGTTGTGAGTTCAATGACCAATTCTGCGGTTCTGAGTATTCAGGAGCAGAATATGGGAGTGCTGAACAATAAAATTGTAAATGAGGTTGGTCAGTTTTTGGAACTGTCCAAAAGTGATCTTGCTGATTATGCCAGCAGTGCGGATCTCCAAAATGCATTCACTGATGAGGCTGCCAGGGCAAGAATAATAAAGCATCTCCGGCAGAAGATGGGGAACAATAGCAAACTTGCTACATTGGCTGCTTTCGGTCTGGATGGAAATATTGTGTTCGGGCTTAAATCAAACGGGCAGTCAGCTGCCGGTGCTGATCTTCGTTCCCGCAAATATGTGCAGAAAATTTTGAACGGTAGTAATTTTGCGGTTTCCGAGGTTCTAAAGTCTGTGCTGGATGATCGTTTTATCGTGGTCATGGCTGTGCCTGTCCGTAATGAACAAGGCCAGCTTCTTGGCGGGTTCTTTTATTCTGTTGACTGGCAGAAATATTCTATGGAGATGATCGGCGATATTTCCATCGGTGAAGATGGATATGCCTACATGCTGGATAATAAAGGGCGCATCATTGCTCATAAGGTAAATCAGGATCTCATTTTAAAAGATATTTCCAGTCATCAGTTTGTAAAAGACAGTCTTGCTGCCCCCAAGGGTAAGACCGAATATGAGTGGGAAGGAAGAGCCAAGATTCAGTCCTTTCAGGTTGTACCTTCCACCGGCTGGGTGGTTTGTATGTCCGCCTATGTTTCGGACCTGACCCGTGCTGCAATTGAAGAGCGAAATATACTTATTGTCATGGGAACCCTGATGGTTCTCCTGCTTGTTGGCGTAATTGTGTTTACCATCCGCAAACAGGTCACCGGGCCTATGGCTACTATCCGCGACTTTACCAGCGAGATTGCCCATGGTAATTTCAAGGCTGAGCTTAATGGAAAATATGTCTGCGAACTTAAGGACCTTTCCGAGAATATCGACTTCATGGTCGCGGAGCTGAAAAACAAGCTCGGCTTTTCCGAAGGCGTGCTGAAGGGGCTGGTCCTGCCTTGCTCAATTGTCGGCCCTAACGATGACATCCTTTGGGCAAACTCCCAGATTTGTGAGCTTATTGAAACCAGTACCGGTCCTGAACAGGCAATTGGAATGGATCCCGGAGAATTTTTCTACAATGAAAGAGGCCGCAAGACTTTGTCTCAGCAGGCAATTGAAGAAGAGCATCAGATTCAGCAGGAAGTCGAATATACCACTGTGAAGGGAAACCTGAAAAGTATCATGATTTCCACCACTCCTTTCTATGATATGGATAAGAATATGCTTGGCTCGGTGACTATCTGGATTGATATGACCGAAATCCGCGAGCAGCAGCGCAAGATCGAAGAAAACAATATTATGATCTCCGAGGCTGCTGCCAGTGCCACCGAGGTTTCCAATCAGGTTTCCGGGTTTTCCGAGGCCCTGTCCGCACAGGTGGAGCAGTCCAGCCGAGGTGCTGAAGAACAATCGGTAATGGCCAGCGAAGCTGCCACTGCCATGGATGAGATGAATTCTACTGTGTTCGAAGTTGCCCGCAATGCCTCCACTGCTGCTGAACTTGCTGATGCGTCCCAGCAGAAAGCCGGGGAAGGGGAGCAGAAAGTGGAACAGGCAGTTGAGACCATTACCCAGATTCGTGTTCAGTCCGATCAGATGCAGAAAGATATGGCTGATCTCGGTAAGCAGGCCGACGGCATCGGCAACATCATGGGCGTGATCAGCGATATTGCGGATCAGACCAACCTGCTGGCGCTTAATGCCGCCATTGAGGCCGCCCGAGCCGGGGATGCCGGACGCGGGTTCGCCGTGGTTGCCGATGAAGTTCGCAAGCTGGCTGAATCCACCATGAACGCTACCAGCGAGGTCGGTGAATACATCAGCCGTATTCAGGATAGCGCCAAGACCAACATTACCAATACCGAGAAATCTACCAAGGCTATCGGTGAGGTGACCGAGTTGGTCAACCAGTCCGGCGATATCCTCAAAGAAATCGTGGAGAAGGTTTCCGAGACCGCAGATCAGGTTCGTTCCATTGCCACTGCTTCGGAAGAGCAGTCTGCGGCGAGTGAGGAGATCAGCCGTTCCACCGGACAGATCAACACCATTGCCAGTGAAACGGCGCAGGCCATGAATGAATCAGCCGAAGCGGTTAGCCGTATGTCCGAACTGGCTAAGGAGCTTGATGGGATCATTGCCCGTATGCAGGGATAG
- a CDS encoding DMT family transporter → MGKGLIYSVLSAIGLGTLAIFFKLGLATGLEPLELIQYRFTIGAVALFVWLGITSPKLLKVRPRVLVKAAVLGILIYPLQSWLFIMALKHIPASTTSLIYYFYPLMTTLIAIVFFKLRPGRAVFAALGLIIAGSGLVFYNAFARQLDMQGIFYALGCMFCFSIYLTVIQIFTKDDEAKVIVPYVILCMAIVFSLLSSPLKIFSLDAQGWLIAVGLGILPTALAISLLYRAVDAIGSANAAIFSTIEPVTTVLLAAFILGEHIAPVQIAGMALILLGIIMPNLQLLKRKSRVSQEKQSGEA, encoded by the coding sequence ATGGGCAAGGGATTGATTTATTCAGTATTATCGGCAATCGGTCTGGGAACACTTGCGATTTTTTTTAAGCTCGGGCTGGCCACGGGCCTGGAACCTCTGGAATTGATACAATACCGATTTACTATCGGCGCGGTGGCTCTTTTTGTCTGGCTGGGAATAACCAGCCCTAAGCTGCTTAAGGTCCGGCCCAGAGTGCTCGTAAAAGCAGCGGTTCTCGGGATATTGATTTATCCGCTCCAGTCATGGCTTTTCATCATGGCCTTGAAACATATTCCGGCTTCAACGACTTCTCTTATTTATTATTTCTATCCGCTCATGACCACGCTCATTGCGATTGTTTTTTTTAAACTCAGGCCGGGCCGGGCTGTTTTTGCGGCTTTGGGATTGATTATTGCCGGAAGCGGACTGGTTTTTTACAATGCTTTTGCGCGACAGCTTGATATGCAGGGGATTTTCTATGCCCTCGGCTGTATGTTCTGTTTTTCCATTTACTTGACCGTGATCCAGATTTTTACAAAAGATGATGAGGCGAAAGTCATCGTGCCTTATGTTATTTTGTGTATGGCGATTGTTTTCAGCCTGCTGTCTTCGCCGTTAAAGATTTTTTCATTGGATGCTCAGGGCTGGCTGATTGCCGTGGGACTGGGGATTCTCCCGACAGCTTTGGCGATAAGTCTTCTTTATAGGGCGGTAGATGCCATCGGAAGCGCCAATGCCGCAATCTTTTCCACCATTGAACCTGTTACGACAGTTCTGCTGGCTGCATTTATACTGGGGGAACATATCGCCCCGGTCCAGATTGCCGGGATGGCACTTATCCTGCTGGGCATTATCATGCCTAATCTGCAATTGCTGAAAAGAAAATCCAGAGTAAGCCAAGAGAAACAAAGCGGCGAAGCCTGA
- the nhaB gene encoding sodium/proton antiporter NhaB, with protein MPKTMSQALQKNLLGNSPDWYKLTIIGFLVLNPILMAVAGPFITGWVLIGQFIFTLAMALKCYPLPAGGLLAVEAIAIGLASPETVYNETVLNFPVILLLMFMVAGIHFMKDMLQYAFTKIITRIKSKIIISLLFSFSGAILSAFLDALTVTAVIIAVAYGFYGIYHRFASTGKCSLSDDTLLKGECVSHLSEFRGFLRNLMMHGAVGTALGGVCTIVGEPQNLLIGKTMGWEFIEFFIRVAPVSMPVLVVGLLTCIMLEVTGIFGYGYELPQNVREILEEEDRKNDEEMSLKKKAALFTQACAALFLVLALAFHIAEVGLIGLTVIVLLTALNGITEEHRIGHAFEEALPFTALLVVFFAIVGVIHEQHLFAPIIHYVLGLEGKVQLAAYYLANGILSMISDNVFVATVYVSETLKAFQNGVIGREQFDLLAVAINTGTNIPSVATPNGQAAFLFLLTSAIAPLIRLSYGQMVKMAFPYTITMSITGLAATWYFL; from the coding sequence GTGCCCAAAACAATGTCACAGGCACTGCAGAAGAACCTTTTAGGTAATTCTCCTGACTGGTACAAACTGACCATTATCGGTTTTCTCGTACTCAACCCGATTCTCATGGCCGTAGCCGGCCCATTCATTACCGGCTGGGTTTTGATCGGACAGTTTATTTTCACTCTGGCCATGGCACTCAAGTGCTACCCCCTGCCCGCAGGCGGGCTGCTCGCGGTTGAAGCAATCGCAATTGGGCTGGCCTCACCCGAAACTGTCTATAACGAGACGGTACTGAACTTCCCGGTAATTCTACTGTTAATGTTCATGGTTGCAGGTATCCATTTTATGAAAGACATGCTGCAGTATGCCTTCACTAAAATCATTACTCGCATCAAATCAAAGATCATCATCTCGCTGCTTTTCTCATTCTCAGGAGCAATCCTTTCAGCCTTCCTCGACGCACTGACCGTTACCGCAGTAATTATTGCTGTTGCATACGGTTTCTACGGAATATACCACCGCTTTGCCTCTACAGGAAAATGCTCTCTGTCTGATGACACCCTGCTTAAAGGAGAATGCGTCAGCCACCTTAGTGAATTCCGCGGATTCCTGAGAAACCTCATGATGCACGGTGCAGTGGGTACCGCTCTCGGTGGCGTATGTACCATCGTCGGTGAACCCCAGAACCTGCTCATCGGTAAAACCATGGGCTGGGAATTCATTGAATTCTTCATCAGGGTTGCCCCGGTATCCATGCCTGTACTGGTTGTAGGTCTTTTGACCTGCATCATGCTGGAAGTGACCGGTATCTTCGGATACGGCTACGAGCTGCCCCAGAACGTGCGTGAAATCCTCGAAGAAGAAGACCGCAAAAATGATGAAGAAATGAGCCTCAAGAAAAAAGCGGCCCTGTTCACTCAGGCCTGTGCAGCTCTCTTCCTTGTTCTCGCTCTGGCATTCCACATTGCGGAAGTAGGCCTTATCGGTCTGACAGTAATCGTTCTCCTGACCGCTCTTAACGGCATTACCGAAGAACACAGAATCGGCCACGCGTTTGAAGAGGCCCTGCCCTTTACCGCGCTGCTGGTTGTCTTCTTCGCAATTGTAGGTGTTATCCACGAACAGCATCTCTTCGCACCGATCATTCACTACGTGCTCGGACTTGAAGGTAAAGTTCAGCTGGCTGCCTACTACCTTGCCAACGGTATCCTTTCCATGATTTCAGATAACGTGTTTGTTGCGACAGTATACGTTTCAGAAACCCTGAAAGCATTCCAGAACGGCGTTATCGGCCGTGAACAGTTCGACCTGCTCGCAGTTGCAATCAACACCGGAACAAACATTCCCAGTGTTGCAACTCCTAACGGTCAGGCTGCATTCCTGTTCCTGCTGACCTCCGCCATTGCTCCGCTTATCAGGCTCTCATACGGCCAGATGGTTAAGATGGCCTTCCCCTACACTATCACCATGTCCATCACCGGCCTCGCCGCGACCTGGTACTTCCTGTAG
- a CDS encoding transferase, protein MKQLNKLIDHIVNRVNINLREPLVDVGPYIKGLIPEDSFALYYAFYSLTNNHPLMFNFRHSSIGGTYFLGKCKVNHSILYKSDIRGDELKRSGSEIELNGQKIKLRDDEVIKIRDSFLMKTLVHNNSHDPENLECFKISNTVSLHYANIHGTSVEGCFLEPFSSVDLSIMHDCAVGAYSYVQAGELSHKRIKAGRVWVKADGAFEFNYQYPEEILEKYIRMEDSRPKGILMDFFDERKEDFVPIYSSVKPELSIDVPEGASVSPYAVLKGECKVDKNVLVAQRSYIENSTLGPGANAQENCYIINSVYEGEVVTPHGGKVIYTHMGKRSFVGFNSFLNGKEDSKIEVGAGTILMPHTIIDAEEPIKIPDNYLVWGYISKQEDLEMHSIPLSDFAALKGQFRLGNMTFEGIGAKFVDGFRHRIEHILEANGAFWDGSEETAGHSQQTQDISFNILQPYPEGELQGLYPELTIDPLVPSDL, encoded by the coding sequence ATGAAACAGCTTAATAAGCTTATTGACCATATCGTCAACCGCGTGAACATCAACCTGCGCGAGCCCCTTGTGGATGTCGGGCCTTATATCAAGGGCCTTATCCCCGAAGACAGCTTCGCGCTCTACTACGCGTTTTACTCCCTGACCAACAACCACCCGCTCATGTTCAACTTTCGTCATTCAAGCATCGGGGGAACCTACTTCCTCGGTAAATGTAAGGTGAACCACTCCATCCTTTACAAGAGTGATATCCGTGGAGATGAGCTTAAGAGAAGCGGCAGCGAGATAGAACTCAACGGGCAGAAAATCAAGCTTCGCGACGACGAGGTCATTAAGATCCGCGACAGCTTCCTGATGAAAACACTCGTGCACAACAACTCCCACGACCCCGAAAACCTTGAGTGTTTCAAAATTTCAAACACCGTGTCTTTGCATTACGCAAACATTCACGGAACTTCCGTGGAAGGCTGTTTCCTTGAGCCTTTCTCCTCAGTTGACCTCTCCATCATGCATGACTGCGCTGTCGGAGCATACTCCTACGTTCAGGCCGGGGAACTTTCCCACAAACGCATCAAAGCGGGCCGGGTCTGGGTTAAAGCGGACGGCGCATTTGAGTTCAACTACCAGTACCCTGAAGAAATCCTTGAAAAATACATCCGCATGGAAGACAGCAGACCGAAAGGAATCCTCATGGACTTCTTTGATGAGCGCAAAGAAGACTTCGTGCCCATCTACTCTTCGGTCAAACCTGAACTTTCCATTGACGTTCCCGAAGGCGCATCAGTAAGCCCCTACGCAGTACTCAAAGGCGAATGTAAAGTGGATAAAAATGTTCTCGTGGCCCAAAGGTCATACATTGAGAACTCCACACTCGGCCCCGGCGCTAACGCACAGGAAAACTGCTACATCATCAATTCCGTCTACGAAGGCGAAGTTGTTACCCCGCACGGCGGTAAAGTGATTTACACCCATATGGGTAAACGTTCCTTCGTGGGCTTCAACTCTTTCCTCAACGGTAAAGAAGATAGTAAAATCGAAGTAGGCGCAGGCACCATATTGATGCCGCATACTATTATCGATGCAGAAGAACCCATTAAAATACCTGACAACTATCTCGTTTGGGGCTATATCAGCAAGCAAGAAGATCTCGAAATGCACTCGATTCCTCTCTCTGACTTTGCTGCACTCAAAGGTCAGTTCCGTCTCGGAAACATGACTTTTGAAGGTATCGGAGCTAAATTTGTTGATGGATTCAGGCACCGTATCGAACATATTCTCGAAGCTAACGGTGCATTCTGGGACGGTTCCGAAGAAACCGCGGGCCATTCCCAGCAAACTCAGGACATCTCCTTCAATATCCTTCAGCCTTATCCTGAAGGAGAGTTGCAGGGACTCTATCCGGAACTGACAATCGACCCGCTGGTCCCCAGCGATCTGTAA
- a CDS encoding SLC13 family permease: MSAEVANKPGFDFKRLFFMLLGVSLFAFVYYCPAWPDAIDPGGQHFVLTKEAKGAIGVFLLAGTWWVFEVVPIGVTSLAIGVLQAMFFIRPAKVAFKDFMDPSVLFIFASIMIGLVFTKTGLTKRLAYKMLMVVGERTSRIYLGVFVVTALLTHIMAHTAVAATVYPLLLAIYSLYGEGDKPTKFGKGLFIGMAYVAGAGSIVTLLGAARGAVALGFYNEILGKDVTFFELTYYMAPIGWAMVFILWGFFMVFLKPEKDVIPGLREKARELNSQMGPLSRDEKMAAILVGGVILIMSLRSFIPELKAIDKTSIILVSSISFFVFKILDINDLEDIPWNIILLFAGAMSIGFCLWDTGAAKWMAVNWLVLFQESSGFIFIMSIAFFVMMMTNFIMNVAAIAISLPVALVIAPYLGVAPEVILFAALVVAGMPFLLLVGAAPNAIAYDSKQFTTGEFFMYGIPASIILMIVTGIFVKFVWPIMGMPVTLPG, translated from the coding sequence ATGAGTGCTGAAGTTGCAAACAAGCCCGGATTTGATTTCAAGAGGCTGTTCTTCATGCTGCTGGGTGTATCCCTGTTCGCTTTTGTTTACTATTGCCCGGCATGGCCGGATGCAATCGACCCCGGCGGGCAGCATTTTGTATTGACCAAAGAAGCCAAGGGAGCCATCGGCGTCTTCCTGCTGGCAGGCACATGGTGGGTATTTGAAGTTGTACCCATCGGCGTAACCTCTCTGGCCATCGGCGTATTGCAGGCCATGTTCTTTATCCGCCCGGCCAAGGTGGCTTTCAAGGATTTCATGGACCCCTCCGTCCTGTTTATCTTTGCATCCATCATGATCGGTCTAGTATTCACCAAGACAGGACTGACTAAACGTCTGGCCTACAAGATGCTCATGGTCGTCGGCGAAAGAACCAGCCGCATCTATCTGGGCGTATTCGTTGTAACTGCCTTGTTGACCCATATTATGGCTCACACCGCTGTTGCGGCGACTGTGTACCCGCTGCTGCTGGCTATCTACTCCCTCTACGGCGAAGGGGACAAACCCACCAAGTTCGGTAAGGGATTGTTCATAGGTATGGCTTATGTAGCCGGTGCCGGTTCTATCGTCACCCTGCTCGGTGCAGCACGAGGCGCGGTTGCCCTTGGTTTTTACAACGAGATTCTGGGCAAGGACGTTACTTTCTTCGAGCTGACCTACTACATGGCACCCATCGGCTGGGCCATGGTCTTCATCCTCTGGGGATTCTTCATGGTTTTCCTGAAGCCTGAAAAGGACGTTATCCCCGGCCTGCGCGAAAAAGCCAGAGAGCTCAATTCCCAGATGGGACCGCTCTCACGCGATGAAAAAATGGCAGCGATTCTCGTCGGCGGCGTTATCCTGATCATGAGCCTGAGATCCTTCATCCCCGAACTGAAGGCCATCGACAAGACCTCCATTATTCTGGTCTCGTCCATCTCATTCTTTGTATTCAAGATTCTGGACATCAATGACCTTGAAGATATCCCCTGGAACATCATCCTCCTCTTTGCGGGTGCCATGTCCATCGGTTTCTGCCTCTGGGATACCGGCGCAGCCAAGTGGATGGCGGTGAACTGGTTGGTTCTCTTCCAGGAGTCAAGCGGATTTATCTTCATCATGTCCATCGCCTTCTTCGTAATGATGATGACCAACTTCATCATGAACGTGGCGGCAATCGCAATATCGCTCCCGGTGGCACTTGTTATCGCGCCTTACCTCGGCGTGGCCCCGGAAGTTATTCTCTTCGCAGCACTGGTTGTTGCGGGTATGCCCTTCCTCCTCCTGGTCGGTGCAGCTCCCAACGCAATCGCTTACGACTCCAAACAGTTCACCACCGGGGAATTCTTCATGTACGGTATCCCCGCAAGTATCATACTGATGATCGTAACCGGTATCTTCGTAAAGTTTGTATGGCCCATCATGGGCATGCCGGTGACCTTGCCGGGCTAG
- a CDS encoding CBS domain-containing protein, translating to MKNFKAKDLMIPVEEYNRVKEDTTLFEALQCLAQQGDELNLPHPHRDLLVENADGKVVGKITMLDIFKHMEPSYFKMDDQRHPGALSMDFVQKVYRDFNLWSEPLSSLCRKNAGAKAEEIMHTPKQAEILDEDDTLDKALHAFVLGVHQPLLVQKDGIITGVVRLGDAFDKVRTAVLACEIETA from the coding sequence GTGAAAAATTTCAAAGCAAAAGATCTGATGATTCCTGTTGAAGAATACAACAGGGTCAAAGAAGACACTACTCTGTTTGAAGCATTGCAATGTCTAGCTCAACAAGGTGATGAACTGAACCTTCCTCATCCCCACCGCGACCTGCTGGTGGAAAATGCTGACGGTAAGGTCGTGGGTAAAATCACCATGCTCGACATCTTCAAACACATGGAACCGTCCTACTTCAAAATGGACGACCAACGTCATCCCGGTGCCTTGAGCATGGATTTCGTTCAAAAGGTCTACCGCGATTTCAATCTCTGGTCCGAACCTCTTTCCAGCCTCTGCCGCAAAAATGCCGGAGCAAAGGCCGAAGAGATCATGCACACACCAAAACAAGCTGAAATCCTGGACGAGGACGACACCCTCGACAAGGCTTTGCATGCTTTTGTGCTCGGAGTGCACCAGCCGTTGCTGGTCCAGAAGGATGGAATTATTACCGGGGTGGTCCGCCTCGGCGATGCATTTGACAAAGTCAGAACCGCAGTCCTCGCCTGCGAGATTGAAACAGCCTAA
- a CDS encoding response regulator: MIVEKDSEFREHLVLRLKSEGLQVADSGNLDEAEKFIRENELDGIVLGLSGFGRNSLKFMEDISPIVPDLKVVLINRHNKIPLSIEAMNLGACAEISVPVDIAALVKTLRRFCAPDS; this comes from the coding sequence ATGATTGTTGAAAAGGACTCTGAATTCCGTGAACACCTTGTTCTGCGCCTCAAGAGTGAAGGCTTGCAGGTCGCGGACTCAGGCAATCTGGACGAGGCTGAAAAATTCATCCGCGAGAATGAACTGGACGGCATTGTTCTTGGCCTTTCCGGATTCGGGCGAAATTCCTTGAAATTCATGGAGGATATTTCACCAATCGTTCCTGATTTGAAAGTTGTTTTAATCAATCGGCACAATAAGATTCCGCTTTCAATAGAAGCTATGAATCTGGGGGCATGTGCTGAAATTTCAGTTCCGGTGGATATTGCCGCGCTGGTCAAGACCCTGCGCAGATTCTGCGCACCGGACAGCTAA
- a CDS encoding dinitrogenase iron-molybdenum cofactor biosynthesis protein has translation MSHKIMIPLLNDEVAPRFDLATDVLLAKIKSNGEISERIIVLPQSSADDLCALATSDHTDAVVCGGIDDEHYQYLKWKGIEVLDDVIGPVQKAIQAYKDGKLSCGDNLYTL, from the coding sequence ATGTCGCACAAGATCATGATCCCCCTTCTCAACGATGAAGTTGCCCCCCGTTTCGACCTTGCCACGGATGTGCTGCTGGCAAAGATAAAATCCAACGGCGAAATAAGCGAACGCATCATTGTTCTGCCACAATCATCTGCTGATGACCTCTGCGCACTGGCAACCTCCGACCATACCGATGCTGTGGTCTGCGGCGGCATTGATGACGAGCACTACCAATACCTCAAATGGAAGGGCATTGAAGTTCTCGACGATGTCATCGGCCCGGTCCAAAAAGCCATACAAGCCTACAAAGACGGAAAACTATCCTGCGGTGATAATCTTTACACGCTTTAA